The Impatiens glandulifera unplaced genomic scaffold, dImpGla2.1, whole genome shotgun sequence genome contains the following window.
CAAAATGTTTACCCGTATGGGCATACTCAGCAGCAAGGATATCCTCCACCCACTGCTAATTACGGTTCTGCACCTCCTCCTGCTGTTGACGGTTATAACCAACAGCCTCATGTTGGGATACAGCAGCAGCCACCAGTTTCGGGTGGTTATGTGCAGGCTGGAGTACAGCAGCAGCAGCCAGTATCTGGCGGTTATGCTCAGCCAGTTTCGGGTGCTGGTTATGGGCAAATGGGTTACGGGTCATACCAGTCCGGTTATCCCGAACAGCAGCCGCCACAACAACCACCAGTAGCAGCAGGAGTAGGAGCATACGGTTACCAATCTTCTACAGGTGGTGATCAAGCGGCTTATGCTGGGGGAAGTTATGCCCAGCCAGCGGCTGCCGTTCATCAAGGTGGTTATGATCAATCGGTTCAACCGCAGCCTGGTGGCGGCGGGTATGGAAACGGGGCACCTGCCGGGGCAGCACCGCCTGTTGGTTACTAGTTCTGTAATTTGTTGGTTTGAGGCAGAATCATTACTACTTACTatgttgatttttgtttttttttatcccaATTTTTTGTTTCTGGGGTGTACGGTACTACTACTAGacttttt
Protein-coding sequences here:
- the LOC124918270 gene encoding RNA-binding protein FUS-like is translated as PHVGIQQQPPVSGGYVQAGVQQQQPVSGGYAQPVSGAGYGQMGYGSYQSGYPEQQPPQQPPVAAGVGAYGYQSSTGGDQAAYAGGSYAQPAAAVHQGGYDQSVQPQPGGGGYGNGAPAGAAPPVGY